The Clupea harengus chromosome 6, Ch_v2.0.2, whole genome shotgun sequence genome contains a region encoding:
- the nqo1 gene encoding NAD(P)H dehydrogenase [quinone] 1, protein MLLMQVVNRGCIRGVSTALRRSLRVYSQDSRKSVAYSGTHTMAKTVLIVYAHQSPTSFNSAAHKVAVEALKEQGCKVLVSDLYAMDFEASATAKDITGDLKNPENFQYGDETMAAWQEGRLTKEITEEQRKVEEAELIIFQFPLYWFSVPAIMKGWIDRVLSQGFAFSLQNMYDNGIFKDKKAVLSFTTGAMESMFMSDGINGDINIILWPLQNGVLHFCGFQVLEPQIFWSIAHTPPAVRIALLDAWRARLKGIWAEKPLSFASSALFDLSFQGGFRLTPEVKEKLSTAPYGITTGHHMGKPLPPHNQTKAENETATTVSDVQTS, encoded by the exons ATGCTTCTCATGCAAGTAGTCAACAGGGGTTGTATAAGAGGTGTGTCCACAGCACTCAGGCGTTCTCTCCGAGTGTACAGCCAGGATTCCAGGAAAAGTGTAGCTtattcaggaacacacacaatgg CTAAGACTGTGTTGATAGTTTATGCGCATCAGAGCCCCACTTCATTTAACTCTGCTGCTCATAAAGTCGCTGTGGAGGCACTAAAGGAACAGGGCTGCAAAGTACTTGTCTCAGACCTCTATGCAATGGACTTCGAAGCCTCTGCAACTGCAAAGGATATCACAG GTGATCTGAAGAATCCAGAGAACTTCCAGTATGGAGATGAAACAATGGCTGCTTGGCAGGAGGGCCGACTCACCAAGGAAATTACAGAAGAGCAGCGCAAGGTGGAGGAGGCGGAGTTGATCATCTTTCAG tttcctCTGTACTGGTTCAGTGTCCCTGCCATCATGAAAGGCTGGATTGACAGAGTTTTATCACAAGGATTTGCCTTTTCACTCCAAAACATGTATGACAATGGCATTTTTAAG GACAAGAAGGCTGTGCTGTCTTTTACCACTGGAGCCATGGAGTCTATGTTCATGTCTGATGGCATCAATGGGGACATAAACATAATACTGTGGCCATTGCAG AATGGAGTCCTTCACTTCTGTGGATTTCAAGTTCTTGAACCTCAGATCTTTTGGAGTATTGCACATACACCCCCAGCAGTAAGGATAGCCTTGTTGGATGCTTGGAGAGCCAGGCTGAAGGGGATATGGGCAGAGAAACCACTGTCCTTTGCATCCTCTGCACTCTTTGATCTTAGCTTTCAAGGAGGGTTTCGCCTGACCCCTGAGGTGAAGGAGAAGCTTAGCACTGCCCCTTATGGCATCACGACAGGGCATCACATGGGcaaacctcttcctcctcataaCCAGACTAAAGCTGAGAATGAGACTGCAACAACAGTATCAGATGTTCAGACATCATAA
- the LOC105892922 gene encoding gamma-aminobutyric acid receptor-associated protein-like 2 translates to MKWMFKEDHSLEHRCVESAKIRNKYPDRVPVIVEKVSGSQIVDIDKRKYLVPSDITVAQFMWIIRKRIQLPSEKAIFLFVDKTVPQSSITMGQLYEKEKDEDGFLYVAYSGENTFGF, encoded by the exons ATGAAATGGATGTTTAAAGAGGACCATTCTCTTG AACATCGATGTGTAGAGTCAGCCAAAATCCGTAACAAATACCCTGATAGGGTTCCA GTAATAGTGGAGAAAGTCTCAGGATCACAAATAGTGGATATTGATAAACGGAAGTACCTGGTTCCCTCGGACATTACGGTGGCTCAGTTTATGTGGATCATTCGAAAACGTATCCAGCTGCCCTCAGAAAAGGCCATCTTCCTCTTTGTTGACAAGACTGTGCCTCAGTCTAG cATAACAATGGGACAGCTGtatgagaaggagaaagatgaaGATGGTTTTTTATATGTGGCTTACAGCGGCGAAAACACTTTTGGCTTTTAA
- the LOC105892921 gene encoding uncharacterized protein KIAA0895-like, producing the protein MVLDLGDNCMEQTEGVGAVSNSTDGINPDDQLDRAKPVRTRARTSSISQKDRLSHNGLQPKARSSAGSSVEAVRKAGGGETVVRRGTAEDTQATGRRASGRRPLSLDITPQRLRTSQSTDRKILQPPWRSGAPSPPMRSLTSPSLGPEGWMRRSESTCTMNTSVTPRPSLGRIRAATSLPHIARLGSLKPMPSPISPRVPCLLIALRPINLEHERQTFFESGYQYEPQFRYVSPEPVSVLEKYKEGSGHFLSQAVGIMECVLRKFDTYENFEEVTGGSVLPKSRVWAAARKYLQKEGCVGEVVVCLSDELLSQAVMMVEKCRPTLTINLQGARQHWLEGMLRHEIGTHYLRGVNNNLQPWSTAVGRKQFGLKPANPTEEGLASLHSVLLRKQPYLWRAALLYYTVYHAANMSFSQLFSHIARFVQNPAVRWEYCLRAKRGQTDTSEPGCFSKDQVYLDGILRILRHRRNIDFKMLTSLGKVSYEDIDRLRHLAVLRRTRIPHFMRDVERYLQHLDYIVEVNELDDAELHNLVP; encoded by the exons ATGGTGCTGGACTTGGGGGATAATTGCATGGAGCAGACAGAAGGGGTGGGTGCCGTTAGCAACAGCACCGATGGGATAAATCCAGATGACCAGCTTGACAGAGCCAAACCTGTTAGAACCAGAGCTAGAACCAGCAGCATCAGCCAGAAGGACCGTCTCTCCCACAATGGACTGCAGCCTAAGGCTCGCTCCAGTGCAGGCAGCTCTGTGGAAGCAGTCCGTAAGGCTGGTGGGGGGGAGACTGTGGTGCGCCGAGGCACAGCGGaggacacacaggcaacaggtaGGAGAGCTAGTGGGCGGAGGCCCCTTAGTCTGGATATCACCCCACAACGCCTGAGGACCAGCCAGTCCACGGACAGGAAGATTCTGCAGCCGCCATGGCGGAGTGGAGCACCCTCCCCACCTATGCGCAGCCTTACAAGCCCTAGCCTGGGACCAGAAGGCTGGATGCGCCGCAGTGAAAGCACTTGCACCATGAACACCAGCGTGACCCCGAGGCCCAGCTTGGGACGCATTCGTGCAGCCACCTCCCTGCCTCACATTGCCAGGCTGGGCAGCCTCAAACCGATGCCCTCACCCATCTCACCCAGAGTCCCCTGCTTACTGATTGCACTGCGACCGATCAACCTGGAGCACGAGCGGCAGACTTTTTTTGAGTCAGGCTACCAGTATGAGCCCCAGTTTAGGTATGTTTCACCAGAGCCAGTGAGCGTCCTGGAGAAGTACAAGGAAGGTTCTGGTCATTTCCTTTCCCAG GCTGTAGGCATCATGGAATGTGTTCTGAGGAAGTTTGACACTTATGAAAATTTTGAAGAAGTCACAGGGGGAAGTGTTCTCCCTAAAAGCCGCGTGTGGGCAGCAGCACGAAAATACTTGCAAAAGGAGGGCTGTGTGGGTGAG GTAGTGGTGTGCCTCTCTGATGAGCTACTCTCCCAAGCAGTGATGATGGTGGAGAAGTGTCGGCCTACATTGACCATCAACCTGCAGGGAGCTCGTCAGCACTGGCTGGAAGGGATGCTGAGGCATGAGATTG GTACTCACTACCTGCGAGGAGTGAACAACAATCTCCAGCCTTGGAGTACTGCCGTGGGCAGGAAGCAGTTTGGCCTGAAGCCCGCCAACCCCACCGAGGAGGGCCTTGCCAGTTTACACAGCGTGTTGCTACGGAAACAGCCCTACCTGTGGCGTGCCGCTCTGCTCTACTACACGGTTTACCACGCTGCCAACATGAGCTTCAGTCAGCTCTTCAGCCACATAGCCCGCTTTGTCCAGAACCCCGCAGTGCGCTGGGAGTACTGCCTTCGTGCCAAGAGAGGCCAAACAGATACCTCCGAACCAG GCTGCTTCAGTAAGGATCAGGTATATCTTGATGGAATCCTCAGGATTTTGCGACACAGAAGAAACATTGACTTCAAGATGTTGACCTCTCTTGGCAAG GTGTCTTATGAGGATATAGATAGGCTCCGACATCTGGCAGTCCTCCGCAGGACCAGAATTCCTCACTTTATGCGGGATGTGGAGCGGTACCTTCAGCACCTTGACTACATTGTTGAAGTCAATGAGCTGGATGATGCAGAGCTCCACAATCTCGTACCTTAG